The following are encoded together in the Sphaerodactylus townsendi isolate TG3544 linkage group LG12, MPM_Stown_v2.3, whole genome shotgun sequence genome:
- the ZBTB44 gene encoding zinc finger and BTB domain-containing protein 44 isoform X1, giving the protein MGVKTFTHNSPGHSQEMLGKLNMLRNDGHFCDITIRVQDKIFRAHKVVLAACSDFFRSKLVGQAEEDSKSILDLHHVTVTGFMPLLEYAYTATLSINTENIIDVLAAASYMQMFSVASTCSEFMKSSILWNTPSSQQEKVLDTGQENNTNCNFTSRDGSLSPVSSECSMVERAIPVCRESRRKRKSYIVMSPGSPLKCSTQTNSPQVLNPSASYAESRSHPVDSSLAFPWTFPFGIDRRLQSEKVKQVENSRTLEVPGPAEASRRITDYVTCESTKVSSPLVIEEDVRVKVERLSDEEVHEEVSQPVSASQSSLSDQQTVPGSEQVQEDLLISPQSSSIGSIDEGVTEGLPTLQSTSGGNVHDDDRLETVQYPYQLYITPSTSSIERPSPNGPDRPFQCPTCGVRFTRIQNLKQHMLIHSGIKPFQCDRCGKKFTRAYSLKMHRLKHEGKRCFRCQICSATFTSFGEYKHHMRVSRHIIRKPRIYECKTCGAMFTNSGNLIVHLRSLNHEASELANYFQSSDFLVPDYLNQEQEETLGQYELGEHGFESSSSVQMPVISQVSSTQNCESTFPLGPLGGLAEKEEDMPEQPKTIVSAEASRDEPLKPGLSAITIE; this is encoded by the exons atgggtGTCAAAACATTTACCCACAATTCCCCTGGACACAGCCAGGAGATGCTCGGGAAGCTGAACATGCTGCGTAACGATGGGCATTTCTGCGACATCACCATCCGTGTCCaagacaagattttcagggcgcACAAGGTGGTGCTGGCGGCCTGCAGTGACTTTTTCCGTTCCAAGCTGGTCGGGCAAGCGGAAGAAGACAGCAAAAGCATACTGGACTTGCATCATGTGACTGTAACCGGGTTCATGCCTCTTCTGGAATACGCGTACACAGCAACATTGTCTATTAACACCGAAAATATTATTGATGTCTTGGCCGCAGCCAGCTATATGCAAATGTTCAGTGTTGCTAGCACCTGTTCTGAGTTCATGAAGTCAAGCATTTTATGGAACACTCCCAGTAGCCAGCAGGAAAAAGTGCTAGATACAGGACAGGAAAACAATACAAATTGCAATTTTACTTCTCGAGATGGCAGCCTTTCTCCAGTTTCTTCAGAATGCAGCATGGTAGAAAGAGCCATTCCTGTCTGCCGAGAGTCACGGCGGAAGCGCAAAAGCTACATAGTCATGTCGCCTGGAAGTCCGCTTAAATGTAGCACTCAGACAAACTCCCCACAGGTTCtgaatccttcagcttcctaTGCAGAGTCTAGAAGTCACCCTGTAGACTCTTCTTTGGCATTTCCTTGGACTTTCCCTTTTGGAATTGACCGGAGGCTTCAATCGGAGAAGGTGAAGCAAGTAGAAAATTCTCGGACTCTAGAAGTGCCTGGCCCAGCGGAAGCATCCAGAAGAATTACTGATTATGTGACTTGTGAGAGCACAAAGGTCAGTTCACCTCTGGTGATTGAAGAAGACGTGCGTGTCAAAGTGGAAAGGTTGAGTGACGAGGAAGTTCACGAGGAAGTGTCACAGCCTGTCAGCGCATCCCAAAGTTCTCTGAGCGACCAGCAGACGGTTCCTGGAAGCGAGCAAGTTCAGGAAGACCTTTTGATCAGCCCACAGTCATCTTCTATAG GTTCAATAGATGAAGGAGTCACTGAGGGATTGCCAACACTCCAAAGTACCTCTGGCGGTAATGTTCATGATGACGATCG ATTGGAGACTGTCCAGTATCCTTACCAGCTCTATATTACTCCTTCTACCAGTAGCATAGAGAGACCCAGCCCAAATGGTCCTGATAGGCCTTTTCAGTGCCCGACTTGTGGAGTTCGATTCACTCGTATTCAGAACTTAAAACAGCACATGCTCATCCACTCAG GCATTAAACCATTTCAATGTGACCGTTGTGGGAAAAAGTTCACCCGGGCTTATTCGCTAAAGATGCATCGCCTGAAGCACGAAGGTAAACGCTGTTTCCGGTGCCAGATATGTAGTGCCACTTTCACTTCCTTCGGGGAATATAAACACCACATGCGGGTTTCCCGGCACATTATCCGCAAGCCTCGGATTTACGAGTGCAAAACTTGTGGCGCCATGTTCACCAACTCTGGAAATTTAATCGTTCATCTGAGGAGTCTGAACCATGAAGCGTCAGAGCTAGCAAACTACTTCCAGAGCAG TGATTTCCTAGTACCGGACTACTTAAATCAAGAACAAGAAGAGACCCTCGGCCAGTATGAGCTAGGAGAGCATGGATTTGAAAGCAGCTCCTCTGTCCAAATGCCTGTCATTTCGCAGGTCTCATCAACTCAGAATTGTGAAAGCACTTTCCCCTTGGGGCCTCTGGGTGGGTtggcagagaaggaggaagacATGCCAGAGCAGCCAAAGACTATCGTAAGTGCCGAGGCAAGCCGAGATGAGCCCCTGAAACCGGGGCTCTCGGCTATTACTATTGAGTAA
- the ZBTB44 gene encoding zinc finger and BTB domain-containing protein 44 isoform X2, producing the protein MGVKTFTHNSPGHSQEMLGKLNMLRNDGHFCDITIRVQDKIFRAHKVVLAACSDFFRSKLVGQAEEDSKSILDLHHVTVTGFMPLLEYAYTATLSINTENIIDVLAAASYMQMFSVASTCSEFMKSSILWNTPSSQQEKVLDTGQENNTNCNFTSRDGSLSPVSSECSMVERAIPVCRESRRKRKSYIVMSPGSPLKCSTQTNSPQVLNPSASYAESRSHPVDSSLAFPWTFPFGIDRRLQSEKVKQVENSRTLEVPGPAEASRRITDYVTCESTKVSSPLVIEEDVRVKVERLSDEEVHEEVSQPVSASQSSLSDQQTVPGSEQVQEDLLISPQSSSIGSIDEGVTEGLPTLQSTSGGNVHDDDRLETVQYPYQLYITPSTSSIERPSPNGPDRPFQCPTCGVRFTRIQNLKQHMLIHSGIKPFQCDRCGKKFTRAYSLKMHRLKHEVIS; encoded by the exons atgggtGTCAAAACATTTACCCACAATTCCCCTGGACACAGCCAGGAGATGCTCGGGAAGCTGAACATGCTGCGTAACGATGGGCATTTCTGCGACATCACCATCCGTGTCCaagacaagattttcagggcgcACAAGGTGGTGCTGGCGGCCTGCAGTGACTTTTTCCGTTCCAAGCTGGTCGGGCAAGCGGAAGAAGACAGCAAAAGCATACTGGACTTGCATCATGTGACTGTAACCGGGTTCATGCCTCTTCTGGAATACGCGTACACAGCAACATTGTCTATTAACACCGAAAATATTATTGATGTCTTGGCCGCAGCCAGCTATATGCAAATGTTCAGTGTTGCTAGCACCTGTTCTGAGTTCATGAAGTCAAGCATTTTATGGAACACTCCCAGTAGCCAGCAGGAAAAAGTGCTAGATACAGGACAGGAAAACAATACAAATTGCAATTTTACTTCTCGAGATGGCAGCCTTTCTCCAGTTTCTTCAGAATGCAGCATGGTAGAAAGAGCCATTCCTGTCTGCCGAGAGTCACGGCGGAAGCGCAAAAGCTACATAGTCATGTCGCCTGGAAGTCCGCTTAAATGTAGCACTCAGACAAACTCCCCACAGGTTCtgaatccttcagcttcctaTGCAGAGTCTAGAAGTCACCCTGTAGACTCTTCTTTGGCATTTCCTTGGACTTTCCCTTTTGGAATTGACCGGAGGCTTCAATCGGAGAAGGTGAAGCAAGTAGAAAATTCTCGGACTCTAGAAGTGCCTGGCCCAGCGGAAGCATCCAGAAGAATTACTGATTATGTGACTTGTGAGAGCACAAAGGTCAGTTCACCTCTGGTGATTGAAGAAGACGTGCGTGTCAAAGTGGAAAGGTTGAGTGACGAGGAAGTTCACGAGGAAGTGTCACAGCCTGTCAGCGCATCCCAAAGTTCTCTGAGCGACCAGCAGACGGTTCCTGGAAGCGAGCAAGTTCAGGAAGACCTTTTGATCAGCCCACAGTCATCTTCTATAG GTTCAATAGATGAAGGAGTCACTGAGGGATTGCCAACACTCCAAAGTACCTCTGGCGGTAATGTTCATGATGACGATCG ATTGGAGACTGTCCAGTATCCTTACCAGCTCTATATTACTCCTTCTACCAGTAGCATAGAGAGACCCAGCCCAAATGGTCCTGATAGGCCTTTTCAGTGCCCGACTTGTGGAGTTCGATTCACTCGTATTCAGAACTTAAAACAGCACATGCTCATCCACTCAG GCATTAAACCATTTCAATGTGACCGTTGTGGGAAAAAGTTCACCCGGGCTTATTCGCTAAAGATGCATCGCCTGAAGCACGAAG TGATTTCCTAG